The window CTTAAAAAAGGATATAATTTAGCCCAAGTAAATTTCATTTTTGGACTTAATTTTGACAACACCGGTAATCAACCTTCACAAAGCTACATTCACCTTAAGCGCGCCCGACATTCGTCGTTTGCCAGAAGACTCTGGTATTGAGGTGGCGTTTGCAGGTCGTTCCAATGCCGGAAAGTCCAGTGCCCTGAATACTCTTACCAATCAAAAAAGCCTGGCCCGTACCAGTAAAACCCCAGGTCGCACTCAGCTTATTAATGTCTTTGATATTGGTGATAATCGTCGTTTAATCGATTTGCCCGGTTATGGTTTTGCCAAAGTGCCATTGGAAATGAAGAAGAAATGGCAAAAATCCCTGGCAGAATACCTCGAAAAACGCCTGAGTCTGAAAGGATTGGTTGTACTCATGGATATTCGCCACCCATTAAAAGACTTGGACACCGACTTAATCGAGTGGGCTAATGATTGTGGTTTGCCAGTGCTGGCGTTGTTAACCAAAGCCGATAAGCTAAAGTCCGGTAAACGTAGCGCCGAAGTTCTGAAAGTACGTAAAGAATGTGAAAAACTCCACGAAAATATCAAGGTTCAGGCGTTTTCATCCCTTAACCGTCTTGGACTAGATACCGCCAACCAAATCATTTGTGATTGGTTTGCCTACCTTGAAGAGCAACAAGCCGAAGACCCGCAAACTGAGCAAGAGTAACTCGCGAACATTCTCTATACTTAGGTTAACCATATTAGCGTTTTCAATGGGTTAACCATGCAATTGCAATGTTCTGCTTATATCGCCATTTCCGTTGATGGCTTTATTGCTGGCGAGGGTGGTGATTTATCCTGGCTCAATGAAGCCAATGCACTGGTGCCCCAAGGCGAAGATTGTGGCTTTGCGGCCTTTATGGGTAGCATCGATTATCTGGTTATGGGCCGCCATACCTATGAAAAAGTACTCTCGTTCGGCGGCGATTGGGTTTATAGCAAACCCGTTATTGTATTAAGCTCAAGATTCGTATCGATTCCCGATCACCTAAAGGATAAGGTATCCGCCAGTTCTCAACCGATCGCAGAGCTTTGCCTCAAGCTTGCCAACAAAGGCGCCCGACGTATCTATGTCGATGGCGGCTATACCATCCGGCAATTTATCGACGCCGGTTTACTTACCGATATCGAACTCACTCTAATCCCAATCCTGATAGGAAAGGGCATTCCTCTATTTAACGGTTTACAGCAGCGACA is drawn from Thalassotalea sp. PS06 and contains these coding sequences:
- the yihA gene encoding ribosome biogenesis GTP-binding protein YihA/YsxC; translation: MTTPVINLHKATFTLSAPDIRRLPEDSGIEVAFAGRSNAGKSSALNTLTNQKSLARTSKTPGRTQLINVFDIGDNRRLIDLPGYGFAKVPLEMKKKWQKSLAEYLEKRLSLKGLVVLMDIRHPLKDLDTDLIEWANDCGLPVLALLTKADKLKSGKRSAEVLKVRKECEKLHENIKVQAFSSLNRLGLDTANQIICDWFAYLEEQQAEDPQTEQE
- a CDS encoding dihydrofolate reductase family protein; the encoded protein is MQLQCSAYIAISVDGFIAGEGGDLSWLNEANALVPQGEDCGFAAFMGSIDYLVMGRHTYEKVLSFGGDWVYSKPVIVLSSRFVSIPDHLKDKVSASSQPIAELCLKLANKGARRIYVDGGYTIRQFIDAGLLTDIELTLIPILIGKGIPLFNGLQQRQKLKLVNSNVYDFGFVQLKYEVDHGS